The following coding sequences lie in one Apium graveolens cultivar Ventura chromosome 3, ASM990537v1, whole genome shotgun sequence genomic window:
- the LOC141710835 gene encoding uncharacterized protein LOC141710835, producing MEAEEVIDNKLYTIAEIKKFTEEYIQNKVRFQVNVKKVEEKNNWYDNFCTTCGDEVNIVAERYKCETCKRNIPYPDIRFRLAVVCKDVTGVIAMVFDEEIYRLTGKDVFDIENDDNQVGDGINFPPMLKSFENRDYIVTLLIEEKNTKKSCSVYTVYALDEPVEMLGNHTPGDTVDITSNADSVTMGIDLLSK from the exons ATGGAAGCAGAAGAGGTCATTGATAATAAACTTTACACCATTGCAGAAATTAAAAAGTTCACTGAAGAGTACATTCAG AATAAGGTGAGGTTCCAAGTTAATGTGAAAAAAGTGGAGGAAAAaaacaactggtatgacaattttTGTACCACCTGTGGTGACGAGGTAAACATTGTTGCTGAAAGGTATAAGTGTGAAACATGTAAACGGAATATCCCTTATCCTGATATAAG ATTTAGACTTGCTGTTGTTTGTAAAGATGTTACTGGTGTTATTGCAATGGTTTTTGATGAAGAAATTTATCGGCTTACTGGAAAAGATGTCTTTGATATTGAGAATGATGACAATCAA GTAGGAGATGGGATAAACTTTCCTCCTATGTTGAAATCATTTGAGAACCGTGATTACATTGTAACGCTCTTGATTGAGGAAAAAAATACAAAGAAATCCTGCTCTGTCTATACTGTCTATGCACTTGATGAACCAGTTGAAATGTTAGGAAATCACACTCCTGGTGACACAGTGGACATTACCAGTAATGCTGATTCAGTCACTATG GGAATTGATCTCCTTTCTAAGTGA
- the LOC141714480 gene encoding uncharacterized protein LOC141714480, translated as MLRSIGKSLKQFTQLPQPPLSYLHSATSNLVYDETSYNILEMEQEFNKLFPNCNPEQLEVYNAVVEAVQNKQGDLFFVYGSSGYGKIYVWKTLIYKLKSLGKIVFLVASSGIAATLMLGGRTAHSHFKIPIMLDDYSSCAIHHDSDIDVLIKCTSLIIWDEAPMQHRHAFECLDHSLRDIMKSVDVDNANKPFGGITVLLDGDFRQILPVITDGSYGEIVSACITRSRL; from the coding sequence ATGTTGAGATCTATTGGCAAGTCATTGAAGCAGTTCACCCAGCTCCCTCAACCACCATTAAGCTATCTTCATAGCGCAACAAGCAATTTGGTTTATGATGAAACAAGTTACAACATATtagaaatggagcaagagtttaACAAGCTGTTTCCTAACTGCAACCCTGAACAACTAGAAGTGTACAATGCCGTTGTCGAAGCTGTTCAGAACAAGCAAGGAGATTTGTTTTTTGTTTATGGCAGCAGTGGATATGGAAAGATCTATGTTTGGAAAACATTAATTTACAAGTTAAAATCTCTGGGAAAGATAGTATTTCTGGTTGCATCATCCGGTATTGCAGCGACTTTAATGCTCGGAGGACGGACGGCACACTCACATTTTAAAATTCCAATTATGTTGGATGATTATTCTTCATGTGCCATCCATCATGATTCCGACATTGATGTTCTTATCAAATGCACGAGTCTTATAATCTGGGACGAAGCCCCTATGCAGCATAGGCATGCTTTTGAATGCCTCGATCATTCTTTAAGAGACATTATGAAATCAGTGGATGTAGATAATGCAAACAAGCCTTTTGGAGGTATCACAGTGTTACTAGACGGGGACTTTCGTCAAATTTTACCAGTTATAACCGATGGATCATATGGTGAAATTGTATCTGCATGTATTACTCGATCAAGGTTGTAG
- the LOC141714479 gene encoding uncharacterized protein LOC141714479 gives MQQNFQDALAVCRYIGHPDIFLTMTTTPVWDEIQQMMKLHPGCLAVDSPDIIARVFKLKVDQIVEDIKKKQYFRVCISIMYVVEFQKRGLPHIHMLIWLDSDSKRKLNDNIDSFVSAEIPDPVKNPVGYGAVKSFMIHGPCGSRRKTSPCMKDSKYSKSFPKKYCPITFFDQSGFPVYKRRDTKITVVKNNHALDNQWVVPYNRDLLVKYQCHMNIEICCHARSLKYLFKYCLKGHDRVTIEVSTKNSGSNLDEDKPIDEIQSYFDGRLPFHLPGDKSCTFREDDDLQKVVECEKFMMSQLEAFFKLNIDDPNTRQYSYDEIPQHYVWNDSDHVWTLRKRGKKIGRLMYTHHSSGEIWYLRLLLTKIKGPKSFNALKKVDGVVYPTFKEACMKLGLLDDDNEWIELIEECSKSGFPPQIRELFVHNIVNCQVTDLKNLWEKHWKHMVDDFVLQRRSEIGKPNVDLSDQQLQYYALKG, from the exons ATGCAGCAGAATTTTCAAGATGCCCTTGCCGTTTGTCGTTATATTGGGCACCCCGACATTTTTTTGACAATGACCACAACTCCTGTGTGGGATGAAATTCAACAAATGATGAAACTGCATCCTGGTTGTCTAGCTGTTGATTCTCCTGATATAATTGCACGGGTTTTTAAGCTCAAAGTAGATCAGATTGTTGAAGATATAAAGAAGAAGCAGTATTTTAGAGTTTGTATATCAA TTATGTATGTAGTCGAATTTCAGAAGAGAGGACTGCCGCATATTCACATGTTGATTTGGCTTGATTCTGATTCCAAAAGAAAATTGAATGACAATATTGACAGCTTTGTATCTGCTGAGATACCTGACCCGGTTAAGAATCCTGTTGGGTATGGCGCAGTAAAATCTTTTATGATCCATGGGCCTTGTGGTTCCCGTAGGAAAACATCTCCTTGCATGAAGGATTCCAAATACAGTAAAAGCTTCCCAAAAAA GTATTGTCCTATCACATTTTTTGATCAATCTGGATTTCCTGTGTACAAGCGGCGTGATACTAAAATTACTGTTGTGAAAAACAATCATGCTCTTGACAACCAGTGGGTTGTACCCTACAACCGAGATCTACTAGTAAAATACCAATGTCACATGAACATAGAAATTTGTTGCCACGCACGTAGTTTAAAGTACTTATTTAAGTACTGCCTTAAAGGCCATGATCGAGTGACAATTGAGGTTTCTACAAAGAATTCTGGATCAAACTTGGATGAGGACAAGCCGATAGATGAAATTCAGTCTTATTTTGATGGAAG ACTACCATTTCATCTCCCTGGTGACAAGAGTTGCACTTTCCGAGAAGATGATGATTTACAAAAAGTCGTGGAATGTGAGAAATTTATGATGAGTCAATTGGAAGCTTTCTTCAAATTAAATATTGATGATCCAAATACGAGACAATATTCTTATGATGAGATTCCTCAACATTATGTGTGGAATGATTCAGATCATGTGTGGACATTGAGGAAGCGTGGTAAAAAAATTGGCCGACTTATGTATACACATCACAGCTCCGGAGAGATTTGGTATCTAAGATTGTTACTGACAAAAATTAAAGGGCCAAAATCTTTCAATGCTCTCAAAAAGGTTGATGGTGTAGTATACCCAACTTTCAAAGAGGCATGTATGAAGCTTGGATTGTTAGACGACGACAATGAATGGATTGAATTGATTGAAGAATGTTCAAAGAGTGGATTCCCTCCTCAAATAAGAGAGCTTTTTGTACACAATATTGTTAACTGTCAAGTGACTGATCTGAAGAATCTCTGGGAAAAACATTGGAAGCACATGGTTGATGATTTTGTACTACAAAGACGTTCTGAAATAGGGAAGCCAAATGTTGATCTAAGCGACCAACAACTTCAGTATTATGCATTGAAAGGTTAG
- the LOC141714481 gene encoding replication protein A 70 kDa DNA-binding subunit E-like, translating into MSARKYDSFKDLRKGKYDWKVAGRVMNLWRGYTRTKEPFKNFNLLLVDGKRARIHGFVAGKDADQLEPILEIGRVYLFENFTVKEYRPEDIFRPLRKDIQIVLDSQTKITALEEKMVNIEKYIFDLFDLADLDSQASQNRYLTDVIGVMEKPKPLARIPNKHGAIQQHITFKITDESNTIKVTFWDDFAKYFDDVLKQEIDYPIIIIIGCARVNKWSVL; encoded by the exons atgtCTGCTAGGAAGTATGATAGTTTCAAAGATTTAAGGAAGGGTAAATATGATTGGAAGGTTGCAGGAAGGGTAATGAATTTGTGGAGAGGTTACACACGCACTAAAGAGCCATTCAAAAACTTTAATCTTCTACTTGTGGATGGCAAA CGTGCAAGAATTCATGGTTTTGTAGCTGGTAAAGACGCTGATCAGTTGGAGCCTATTTTAGAAATTGGAAGAGTCTACCTATTTGAGAATTTTACAGTTAAAGAGTACAGGCCTGAGGACATTTTCAGACCTCTTAGGAAGGACATTCAAATTGTACTTGATTCTCAAACCAAAATTACAGCTTTAGAAGAGAAAATGGTAAACATTGAGAAGTATATTTTTGATCTGTTTGACCTTGCTGATCTAGATTCACAAGCAAGTCAAAACCGATATCTTACTG ATGTTATCGGGGTGATGGAAAAACCTAAACCATTGGCAAGAATCCCAAATAAACATGGAGCCATACAACAACATATTACATTCAAAATTACCGACGAAAG TAACACCATAAAAGTAACCTTTTGGGATGACTTTGCCAAATACTTTGATGATGTTCTCAAACAAGAGATTGATTATCCTATTATCATCATTATTGGATGTGCTAGAGTGAACAAGTGGTCAG TGTTGTAG